CTGCAGGAGCAACTCCACAGGGTGGAGTCTGTTCTTCAGGTTTCCATTCAGGATAAAATGCAGGATGTTGCTTTGCTGGACCCCTTCCAGCTTTCCAGATGGGGGGCATGGGGAGGGGCGATTTACGGTCGGCTGAATTCTGCATGGCGTGCTGGCCCGTTTCATGTGCCGGGACACCGTTACCGGGGCGTCTGGCTTGCCGGAACAAGCGTGCACCCGGGCGGAGGGATTCCAGCCACACTGGGCGGGGCCCTGATTCTGCACCAGCGCATGAAATGAACATACAGGAGGATTTTTGATGCATCTTTTTCTGCTTGGAAACACCCCGGCCCTGCCAAGGGTGGTCCAGGATTTTATGGCACTGGCCGGAAATGAAGCCCGGATTGCTGTGCTGTGTGCAGGGGCGAATTGGCCCAGATACGCTCCCCATTATTTGCAGACTTTTCTGGAGGCCGGAGCCCAGGAAGTGCGCTTCATCGGTGAGGAAGACGGGGTGCTGAACCTGGAGCAGGCCACAGAGATCCTGCAGTCTGCCACCGGGATTCTGGTTGCAGGGGGCGACACCTACCTGTACCAGCAGCATTATGTGGTCTCAAACCTCGCTGACCTGATCCGTGAGAAAGTTCGCTCTGGTGTGCCCTACATCGGGATTTCCGCTGGAGCCATCCTCAGTTGCCTGACCTGCCTGATTCCCGAAGAGGACCGCTCAGGCCCTGAACAGCCCCGTTACCTGCCAGGTTTCGGATTTCTCACCACCCTGGTTTTCCCCCATTTCAGCGAGTGGGAAGGGCAGGCTGAACTGCAGGCCGCCGCCCAGGAACTGTACGTGCAGGAAGCATGGGGCCTCGATGAGAACGCCGCTGCCTGCTTCCAGGACGGGGAACTGGTCCACACTTACGGTGAAGGGGTCTGGAAGGTCGGACCTGAAGGGGAGCCCGAACTGCTGAAAGTTGAAGCCCCCATCCTGCTGGGGTAGGGTCAGGGACAGTGAAAAGTCGCTGATGGGTCGTTGTCCCTGCAGCAAGCCGTCAGCCATCAGCTTTCAGCGGTCAGCACAAAAACACATGTACGCTTTTACTTCAGCCAGACATCACAGACGCTTTTCCAGCTCAGGATCAACTTTTTATGGCCTGTTGCAAAAGCATGGGGATTTCTTTTGCTGAAAGCTGATGGCTGACCGCTGAAAGATCTACTGCACCGAGCGCAGCACATCAAAAGACTTCAGCACTCCGGCGTGGATCACAATGAATTTTTCGAGGGCCATCCAGATGTCCTTGCGGTCGGTGAGGGGATGCTCCATCAGGTCCCGCACACTGCGCTGATGGACCGAGGTCATGAAAGCTGCACTGTCTGGAGAGAGGCGCAGACCTCCGGTTTTGCGGGTGATCACGCCCCGATCTGCATCAAAGAATGGTCCATCTGCATCTTCGGTGCGGTGGGCCATGCCCAGACTGCCCAGCAGTTTGAACCCCATCACCAGCGAAACCCATTCAGGATCAGGGTGGGAATTCAGGCCGCGCAGGGCTCCGGCCAGCAGGTCATAGGTCTGGGGGATGTCCATTTCCCCTTCCACCACATGGTCCACCAGTTCACACAGAAAACTGGCCAGGGGGTAGACTTCGGGTTTCACCAGTTGCGAGAGGGCCCCTTCCAGTTTCACCTGGGTGAGCAGGCCGAGGTCTTCCTGTTGCCTGTTGTACATCTGCACGGTGACGTGCTGAAAGAGGTTCAGTTTGAGGGTGCTGGGGGAGGGGGCGGCCTTGCGGCTCACACCCTTGAATTTGCCTCTGGGCGTGAGCAGCGAGACAATCATGTCCCCGCTCGGGGTGGTGGTGCGCCGCAGAATGATCCCCGAGATGTTCTTGTAGCGTTCACGCATGGGTCTGTCAGGTGTCCTCTCCGGGAGCAGAAACCAAAACTCCAACGTCTATTTTACCCTGTTCTGAAGCCAGAAATACCTCATTTTCTCACTTATTTTGACCGGGTGCATTCTCTATAATTGAAGGGTGCCAGACCACACCGAGCGAGATTTGTTGTTTGAACTCTTCCCGGACACAGCCCGCAAACTGTACCCGGAGGAGGGCCCCTCGGCCCCGACCCTCGGCCTGTACGCTGTAGATGGCGGGAAACTGGCCGTGGTCTACGGAGACCGCCTGCTGGAACTCGAACCCCTGGAAAAACACGCCAAACACGCAGTGATGTGTGACCTGTGCAACACCACCCTGAGCCGTCTGGATGCTGTGTTCTACCGGGCCCGCCTCAGTGACGGCCTGTTCCAGTACGTCAGCCTGTGTGAGCGCACCTCGGCCTGTCTGAACCGCACCACCAGGGCCAAATTGCAGCATCTGATTGAGCGTCTGGGCCTCATCGAATAGTCCTCTCCTTCCTGTGGCACAGCCAGCAGCGAAGCCCTCAAAGCGGGTGAAGGTCTGAAAACGATCCTTCGCCCGCACGAATTTTCACCCGCACCAGACAAATGTGTATTGTGTATTTGCAAAAACTGTGGCACAATGTCGGGCATCAATCTGAACCCCACTCTCGGAGGTAACGGTGAGCCGCGAAGTAAAACTCACTCAGGAAGGTTTTGAGCGCCTGAAAAGGACGCTGGAACAAGAACAAGAGCGCCTCGCAGAAGCCACTCGCATTCTCAGCGAGCAGATGGAAGCCGCCGATGACCTGGAAGACAATGGTCTCGAAGAGGCCAAACGCGAAAAACTGAACATTGAAACCCGCATTGAAGAACTTGAGGACATGCTCCTTCGGGCCAAGATCATTTCTCCTGCGGATCTCAAGGAAGAAAGCGTCAACCTCGGAGCCTACGTCACCCTCGAAGACGAAAAGACCGGCAAGCAGCTCAAAGTGCAACTGGTCAGTGCCTCCGAAGCCAAAGTGCTCGGTCGGGCCATCGTCTCCGAAGACAGCCCGGTCGGCACCCAGCTGCTTGGACGCAGAACCGGCGATTCCTTTGTCGTGAACCTCGACGAAGGCAAACGCCAGCTGAAGTACAAGGTGCTCGGGATCGAGTACTGAATTTCATCTGTTTGAAATCCCTCTCCAGCTGGAGAGGGATTTTTCATGTTGAGTGCCCACAAAGGGGCTGGCGTCAGGAAGCCTGCCCCTGGACGTAAGCAAAATAGGCCTTCACATTGGGCATGAAAGCCAGGGCAATGGCTGACAGACCATAAGCGGTGGCCATCCCGTAAGCCATGAAAATGACGCCCTTCAGCGCCCCTGGGTTTTGCAGGGTTTCAGAGACCCTGGCACTCAATTCCGTCAGGTGCATGCCTCCATTGAAGGTGGTGATGGCTGCAAACACCAGCAGGACCACCATGATCCATCGGGCCACAGCACTCCCGCGATAAACACTCCAGGCCAGCCAGAAGGTGAGTCCCACCCGAATCAACTGGGGAAGCCCAAAATTTCCCTGCAGCAGACTGGAAATGATCGTGAGCACATGGATCAAAAGAATCAGGCCAAGAATCACAGTTACAGTTCGGTGTCCACTCAAAATCATTTCTCTGGTCATACATATCTCCTGATTTCCATCATAGAGAAAGCCATGATGTCAGATCAGAGGATTTTGGCCTATTGAAATTGTCGCGATTGCATGAATGTCAGAGCATCAGATCATTCATGTTGCACAATCACCACGCCCAGCCCCTGTTCAATCCAGATGTTGACCTGATCTCCCACCGCCACATTGCTCATGGTCCAGCCTGAGCCGCGTTCCACATTCGCGTCAAAAAGTTCCCAGCGCACCCCCCGGATGTTCAGGTGGTGGAGGGGCAGGATGGACAGCACACTGAGGGTCTGCTCCAGGACAGTGCTGAGGATCAAAGGCTGGTGTGGGTGCAGGGGATGGACACTCTCTGTTCCACTGTGCAGCATGAGCTGGATCTGGGGAAAGCGGGTGGCGAGCAGGATGGCAGCCAGCGTGTGGTCTGTCCTGCCTCCCAGTGCGCCCCAGACAATGACGGTTTTTGCACCTCGCTCCAGGGCGTACTCCAGGGCAATTTCTGAATCCAGCAGGTCTTTGTCTGCGGGGTAGGGGATGCGCTCCAGATCGGGGTACCTGTGCAGGGCTTCTTCCGGTGTGGAATCAAAATCGCCCATCCATACGTCGGGTTTCACTCCCAGGGTTTCAACATGCTGGATGCCTCCATCGGCAACCACCACCAGGTCCGGGGGGGAGGTTTCAAGGATGTGCTGCATGTGCGCTGTGGGGTGCAGTTCGCCGTTGATCAGCACGTAGCAGATCATGGCCGGAACCTCTGCACCAGTTGCCGGTCAATTCTCAGGGGCAGGCTTGAGCCCGCTCTGATCTGCCAGTCAAAGGCCTCACGCTCACTGAAATGGATGGTGTACTGGGTGTTTTGCAGGTCCACCTGGGCCGCAATTTCACGGCCCAGACGCTCGATGGAGAGCACCCTGGCTGCTTTTTCGGTGGCATCGAGCTTGAAAGCGTACTGGGGAATGAAAAAATCATCGAACACGTTGTCATGGCCCAGAAAGTTCGCCACCCACCTGCTTTCAGGATGGTGGTACAGGTCGCTGGGGGTGCCCACCTGCTCGATTTTTCCTTCCCGCATCACGATCACCCGGGAAGCCAGTTTGAACGCCTCCTGCTGGTCGTGGGTGACCAGAATGGTGCTGCTGCGGGTTTCCCTGAGGGTGGCGAGGAGTTCGTTCTGCACCTCCTCCCGCAGTTGCTGGTCCAGGTTCGAAAAAGGTTCATCAAGGAGCAGGAGCCTGGGGTTCACGGCGAGGGCTCTGGCAACCGCCACACGCTGCTGTTGCCCTCCAGAAAGTTCAGTGACTCTGCGGCGCTCCAGGCCCTGCAGATTGACTTTTTCCAGCCAATCCAGGGCCACCTGCCCGGCCTGTTTCCTGGGTGTTTTGCGCTCAATCAGGCCGAACATCACGTTGGCAAGCACATTCAGGTGCGGAAACAGGGCGTAGTCCTGAAACACCAGCGAAAACAGTCTCTTTTCTGGAGGCAGGTGGGTGATCTCCTGATCGTCCCACAGAACATCCCCCTGATCTGGGTGCTCCAGCCCTGCCAGCACACGCAGCAAGGTGGACTTTCCGCAGCCAGAAGGACCCAGGATGGCCAGGGTCTCTCCGTCCTGCATGTTGAAACTGACCTTTGAGAGGGCCAGCGTCTGACCATATTGTTTAGAAACTGTTCTGACCTGCAGCATCTTCCTCAAGCACCCGGAACGCCAGATAGGTGATGCCTAAAAGCATACTGGATAATGCTGCAGCCTGCCCCAGGTTCTGTGCTCCGGGCCTCCCCAGGGTCTGGTAGATCAGGGTGCTGAGGGTCGTCCACTCTGGCCGCTGCAGAATCAGGGTGGCTGCAAACTCCCCGATGGCGCTTGCCAGGGCAAAAGCCGCGCCAGTGCGGATGCTGCCTTTCAAAAGCGGCAGAGTGACACGCATCCAGACCCGAATGGGGCTTGCCCCCAGCACCCTGGCACTCTGCACCATGGCAGGGCTGAGGGTCCTGAGGCCTGCAAGAACCGTGCGGGTCACGAAAGGATAGGCCAGCAGCGTGTATGCACCAATCAGCAGGGTCAGGCTTCCACTGAGGCCAGGGTAGGCCAGCAGGTACCCCACACTGACACTGACCATCGACACCAGAAAGGGCAGCATGCTCAGGGCATCCACGGCAGGACTGGCCCTCCTGAAGGTCACAACGGCCTGCAAGCCACCCACAACCAGAGACAGCAGCATGGCAGCCACCGAAAAACGCAGGGTG
This genomic window from Deinococcus cellulosilyticus NBRC 106333 = KACC 11606 contains:
- the recO gene encoding DNA repair protein RecO, whose product is MRERYKNISGIILRRTTTPSGDMIVSLLTPRGKFKGVSRKAAPSPSTLKLNLFQHVTVQMYNRQQEDLGLLTQVKLEGALSQLVKPEVYPLASFLCELVDHVVEGEMDIPQTYDLLAGALRGLNSHPDPEWVSLVMGFKLLGSLGMAHRTEDADGPFFDADRGVITRKTGGLRLSPDSAAFMTSVHQRSVRDLMEHPLTDRKDIWMALEKFIVIHAGVLKSFDVLRSVQ
- a CDS encoding ABC transporter ATP-binding protein; its protein translation is MLQVRTVSKQYGQTLALSKVSFNMQDGETLAILGPSGCGKSTLLRVLAGLEHPDQGDVLWDDQEITHLPPEKRLFSLVFQDYALFPHLNVLANVMFGLIERKTPRKQAGQVALDWLEKVNLQGLERRRVTELSGGQQQRVAVARALAVNPRLLLLDEPFSNLDQQLREEVQNELLATLRETRSSTILVTHDQQEAFKLASRVIVMREGKIEQVGTPSDLYHHPESRWVANFLGHDNVFDDFFIPQYAFKLDATEKAARVLSIERLGREIAAQVDLQNTQYTIHFSEREAFDWQIRAGSSLPLRIDRQLVQRFRP
- a CDS encoding GreA/GreB family elongation factor, whose translation is MSREVKLTQEGFERLKRTLEQEQERLAEATRILSEQMEAADDLEDNGLEEAKREKLNIETRIEELEDMLLRAKIISPADLKEESVNLGAYVTLEDEKTGKQLKVQLVSASEAKVLGRAIVSEDSPVGTQLLGRRTGDSFVVNLDEGKRQLKYKVLGIEY
- a CDS encoding Type 1 glutamine amidotransferase-like domain-containing protein gives rise to the protein MHLFLLGNTPALPRVVQDFMALAGNEARIAVLCAGANWPRYAPHYLQTFLEAGAQEVRFIGEEDGVLNLEQATEILQSATGILVAGGDTYLYQQHYVVSNLADLIREKVRSGVPYIGISAGAILSCLTCLIPEEDRSGPEQPRYLPGFGFLTTLVFPHFSEWEGQAELQAAAQELYVQEAWGLDENAAACFQDGELVHTYGEGVWKVGPEGEPELLKVEAPILLG
- a CDS encoding thiamine diphosphokinase, translated to MICYVLINGELHPTAHMQHILETSPPDLVVVADGGIQHVETLGVKPDVWMGDFDSTPEEALHRYPDLERIPYPADKDLLDSEIALEYALERGAKTVIVWGALGGRTDHTLAAILLATRFPQIQLMLHSGTESVHPLHPHQPLILSTVLEQTLSVLSILPLHHLNIRGVRWELFDANVERGSGWTMSNVAVGDQVNIWIEQGLGVVIVQHE